A single region of the Gasterosteus aculeatus chromosome 1, fGasAcu3.hap1.1, whole genome shotgun sequence genome encodes:
- the tyr gene encoding tyrosinase — MWSSYASVVLLQLIGTSLCQFPRPCANSVGLRTKECCPVWDGDGSACGALSGRGFCAEVEVSEEPHGPQYPHSGIDDRERWPLAFFNRTCRCAGNYGGFNCGECRFGYWGSNCAEYRESVRRNILSMLPAEQQKFVSYLNLAKNTVSRDYVIATATRAEMGENGENPMFSDINTYDLFVWMHYYVSRDAFLGGPGNVWTNIDFAHESGAFLPWHRVYLLHWENEIRKLTGDFNFTIPYWDWRDAESCEVCTDALMGGRSPLNPNLISPASVFSSWKVICTQPDEYNSREALCNATGEGPLLRNPGNHDTNRTPRLPTTADVDFTVGLPQYETGPMDRFANMSFRNVIEGFASPTSGMAVQGQSTMHNALHVFMNGSMSSVQGSANDPIFLLHHAFIDSIFERWLRAHQPVRTNYPQTNAPIGHNDGHYMVPFLPLYRNGDYFLTDKALGFEYAYLLDPGQRFVQEFLTPYLQQAQQIWKWLLGAGILGVLIAAIFAAVVISARRKWKRNQRKKRVPSYGERQPLLNSSSEEGSSSYQTTL, encoded by the exons ATGTGGAGCTCGTACGCCTCTGTggttctgctgcagctcattGGGACCTCTTTATGCCAGTTCCCTCGACCGTGTGCCAACTCAGTCGGACTCCGGACCAAGGAGTGTTGCCCGGTGTGGGACGGTGACGGCTCAGCCTGCGGGGCCCTGTCGGGCCGGGGTTTTTGCGCTGAGGTGGAGGTCTCAGAGGAGCCCCACGGGCCCCAGTACCCGCACAGCGGGATAGATGACAGAGAGCGCTGGCCTTTAGCTTTCTTCAACCGGACATGTCGTTGTGCTGGAAACTACGGAGGTTTTAACTGTGGCGAATGCCGGTTTGGTTACTGGGGCTCAAACTGTGCTGAGTACAGGGAGTCGGTGCGCAGGAACATCCTGAGCATGCTGCCCGCTGAGCAACAGAAGTTTGTCTCCTATTTGAACCTGGCCAAGAACACCGTCAGCCGTGACTATGTGATCGCCACGGCAACAAGAGCAGAGATGGGTGAGAATGGCGAGAACCCCATGTTCTCCGACATCAACACCTATGACCTGTTTGTCTGGATGCACTACTACGTGTCCCGGGACGCCTTCCTGGGAGGGCCAGGGAACGTATGGACAAACATCGACTTTGCACACGAATCCGGTGCATTTCTGCCGTGGCACCGGGTCTACCTGCTTCACTGGGAGAATGAGATAAGGAAGCTGACGGGagattttaacttcaccatcCCATACTGGGACTGGAGGGATGCAGAGTCTTGTGAGGTGTGCACCGATGCTCTGATGGGCGGACGCAGCCCCCTCAATCCCAACCTCATCAGCCCTGCTTCAGTCTTCTCCTCATGGAAG GTGATCTGCACCCAGCCAGACGAGTACAACAGCCGAGAGGCGTTGTGTAACGCCACCGGGGAGGGTCCACTGTTGCGTAACCCCGGCAACCATGATACCAACCGCACGCCGAGACTCCCCACAACAGCAGATGTGGACTTCACTGTGGGCCTCCCCCAGTACGAGACGGGACCCATGGACCGATTTGCCAATATGAGCTTTAGAAACGTCATAGAGG gtttCGCCAGTCCGACCTCAGGTATGGCAGTGCAGGGCCAGAGCACCATGCACAACGCCTTGCATGTCTTCATGAACGGCTCCATGTCCTCCGTGCAGGGTTCAGCCAACGACCCCATATTCCTGCTGCACCACGCCTTCATTGACAG cATCTTTGAGCGCTGGCTCAGAGCACACCAGCCTGTCCGGACCAACTACCCACAAACCAATGCTCCCATTGGCCACAATGATGGTCACTACATGGTGCCCTTCCTGCCTCTCTACAGGAACGGAGACTACTTCCTGACCGACAAGGCTCTAGGATTCGAGTATGCCTACCTGCTGGACCCTG GCCAGAGGTTTGTCCAGGAGTTCCTGACACCTTACCTCCAGCAGGCCCAGCAGATCTGGAAATGGCTCCTGGGAGCCGGGATCCTCGGGGTGTTGATTGCCGCAATCTTCGCCGCTGTGGTTATTTCCGCAAGAAGGAAGTGGAAGCGTaaccagaggaagaagagggtgcCGAGCTACGGAGAGAGACAGCCGTTActgaacagcagctcagaggaaGGCTCGTCTTCATACCAGACTACTCTTTAA